One Streptomyces lincolnensis genomic region harbors:
- a CDS encoding CDGSH iron-sulfur domain-containing protein — translation MPNSPSEHPRRITLRRKGPLLVEGPVEVELEDGTTVTSDRFRVALCTCRRSRRYPWCDTSHRDRTQG, via the coding sequence GTGCCGAACTCCCCGTCTGAGCACCCCCGGCGGATCACCCTGCGGCGCAAGGGCCCGCTCCTGGTGGAGGGACCGGTGGAAGTGGAGCTGGAGGACGGCACGACGGTCACCTCGGACCGCTTCCGGGTGGCCCTGTGCACCTGCCGCCGCAGTCGCCGCTATCCGTGGTGCGACACCAGCCACCGGGACCGGACCCAGGGCTAG
- a CDS encoding purine-cytosine permease family protein: protein MTEVEAHGVERIPDADRTARPLDLFRLAFGGANTFSTCVLGAFPILFGLSFWQGLAATLLGVVVGALILCPMAVFGPANGTNNAVSSSAHLGVHGRVVGSFLSLLTAVAFFSISVWSSGDALVGGAHRLFGLERDDVSYGVAYALFAGLVLAVCVYGFRFMLFVNKVAVASATVLFLLGAVAFAGDFDPSYAGVFTESADAATDALFWPSFIGAALIVLSNPVSFGAFLGDWSRYIPANTPRRRVVGAAFLSQIATLVPFVFGLATASIIAAKAPDYVDPAAPDFVGGLLAISPGWFFLPVCLLALIGGMSTGTTALYGTGLDFSSVFPRLSRVRATVLVGALSIVFIFVGRFGLDLVRSISTFATMIITCTTPWMVVMMLGWFTRRGWYDPEALQVFNRRQRGGRYWFAHGWNWRGLTAWWVSALVGVLFTNIPGQFVGPLGDLANGVDIGLPLSLVVAAVLFLALLWIFPEPRAVYGPEGARLARTVDVPVPPITGPGTPADEIAPPAASRA, encoded by the coding sequence CTGACCGAGGTCGAGGCGCATGGCGTGGAGCGCATCCCGGACGCGGACCGCACCGCGCGTCCGCTCGATCTGTTCCGCCTCGCCTTCGGCGGCGCCAACACCTTCTCCACCTGTGTCCTCGGCGCCTTCCCGATCCTGTTCGGCCTGTCCTTCTGGCAGGGCCTGGCCGCCACCCTCCTCGGCGTCGTCGTCGGCGCGCTGATCCTGTGCCCGATGGCGGTGTTCGGGCCGGCCAACGGCACCAACAACGCCGTCTCCTCGTCGGCCCACCTCGGTGTGCACGGCCGGGTGGTCGGCTCGTTCCTGTCGCTGCTCACCGCCGTCGCGTTCTTCTCCATCTCGGTGTGGAGCTCCGGCGACGCCCTGGTCGGCGGCGCCCACCGGCTCTTCGGCCTGGAGCGCGACGACGTGTCCTACGGCGTCGCGTACGCGCTGTTCGCCGGGCTGGTGCTCGCGGTGTGCGTGTACGGCTTCCGGTTCATGCTGTTCGTCAACAAGGTCGCGGTGGCCTCGGCGACGGTGCTGTTCCTGCTGGGCGCGGTCGCCTTCGCCGGGGACTTCGACCCGTCGTACGCGGGCGTCTTCACGGAGTCGGCGGACGCGGCGACCGACGCGCTGTTCTGGCCGTCGTTCATCGGCGCGGCGCTGATCGTGCTGTCGAACCCGGTGTCCTTCGGTGCCTTCCTGGGCGACTGGTCGCGCTACATCCCGGCGAACACCCCGCGCCGCCGGGTGGTGGGTGCCGCCTTCCTGTCGCAGATCGCGACCCTGGTGCCGTTCGTCTTCGGGCTGGCGACCGCGAGCATCATCGCCGCGAAGGCGCCGGACTACGTCGACCCGGCGGCGCCCGACTTCGTGGGCGGGCTGCTGGCGATCTCGCCCGGCTGGTTCTTCCTGCCGGTCTGTCTACTTGCCCTGATCGGTGGGATGTCGACGGGGACGACGGCCCTGTACGGCACGGGGCTCGACTTCTCCTCGGTGTTCCCGCGGCTGTCGCGGGTGCGGGCGACCGTCCTGGTCGGCGCGCTGTCGATCGTGTTCATCTTCGTCGGACGGTTCGGCCTGGACCTCGTGCGGTCGATCTCGACCTTCGCCACCATGATCATCACGTGTACGACGCCCTGGATGGTCGTGATGATGCTGGGCTGGTTCACCCGGCGCGGCTGGTACGACCCGGAGGCGCTCCAGGTCTTCAACCGCCGTCAGCGCGGCGGCCGTTACTGGTTCGCGCACGGCTGGAACTGGCGGGGGCTGACCGCCTGGTGGGTGTCCGCCCTGGTCGGCGTGCTCTTCACCAACATTCCCGGCCAGTTCGTCGGACCGCTCGGGGATCTCGCCAACGGCGTGGACATCGGCCTGCCGCTGTCGCTGGTCGTGGCCGCGGTGCTGTTCCTGGCCCTGCTGTGGATCTTCCCCGAGCCGCGGGCGGTGTACGGGCCCGAGGGCGCGCGACTGGCCCGCACGGTCGACGTGCCGGTGCCGCCCATCACCGGTCCCGGAACTCCTGCCGACGAGATCGCTCCCCCGGCCGCGTCCCGGGCCTGA
- a CDS encoding protease inhibitor — translation MRNTARWATTLALTATAVGGPLTGTALAAQSTPATLYAPSALVLTVGHGDSAALATPERAVTLTCAPNASGTHPAAAQACAELRAVDGDFDALAVRSDIRCTKQYDPVVVTVDGVWRGQRVSYERTFGNECVRSSYGSGVFTF, via the coding sequence ATGCGGAACACCGCGCGCTGGGCGACGACCCTCGCCCTCACGGCCACCGCCGTCGGCGGACCCCTCACGGGTACCGCGCTCGCCGCCCAGTCCACCCCGGCCACGCTCTACGCCCCCTCGGCCCTGGTGCTCACCGTGGGCCACGGCGACAGCGCGGCCCTCGCCACCCCGGAACGCGCGGTCACCCTGACCTGCGCGCCGAACGCCTCCGGAACGCATCCCGCGGCGGCCCAGGCCTGCGCCGAACTGCGCGCCGTCGACGGCGACTTCGACGCCCTGGCGGTGAGAAGCGACATCCGGTGCACCAAGCAGTACGACCCGGTGGTCGTCACCGTGGACGGTGTCTGGAGGGGCCAGCGCGTCTCCTACGAGCGCACCTTCGGCAACGAGTGCGTGAGGAGCTCCTACGGGAGCGGCGTCTTCACGTTCTGA
- a CDS encoding anti-sigma factor antagonist (This anti-anti-sigma factor, or anti-sigma factor antagonist, belongs to a family that includes characterized members SpoIIAA, RsbV, RsfA, and RsfB.) — protein sequence MTPDDEPAPAPPVTNQNARTRASGPFTVVEVSGEIDVATAHLLAEHLDAATSGPGPDVLVDLRYVDFFDCSGLRVLCRADRRAKERDGRLRVVSDQPRVLRLLRASGLAGRFPALPRLPDEPV from the coding sequence ATGACGCCCGACGACGAGCCCGCCCCCGCACCACCGGTGACGAACCAGAACGCCCGTACCCGGGCCAGCGGTCCCTTCACGGTGGTCGAGGTCTCGGGCGAGATCGACGTGGCGACCGCGCACCTCCTCGCCGAGCACCTGGACGCGGCGACCTCGGGCCCCGGGCCGGACGTCCTGGTGGACCTGCGGTACGTGGACTTCTTCGACTGCTCGGGACTGCGGGTGCTGTGCCGTGCGGACCGCCGGGCCAAGGAGCGCGACGGGCGGCTCCGTGTCGTCTCGGACCAGCCGCGCGTCCTGCGGCTGCTGCGCGCCTCGGGGCTGGCGGGGCGCTTTCCCGCCCTGCCGCGACTGCCCGACGAGCCGGTCTGA
- a CDS encoding iron-containing redox enzyme family protein: MPHESREPRLPTPRGPVSAAVAEHLRGAGPLPRPEDIAAAAAYGDDLQLALYLCYELHYRGFAGVSPDREWDPEVLRVRAALEHRFLSALRADTTVHDSVDDALAELLVEPVEGSGVTHYLREEGALWQLREYAAQRSLYHLKEADPHAWVLPRLWGRAKAGMAAVEFDEYGGGRPDRVHAKLFADLMTDLGLDTAYGRYLDAASAELLATVNLMSLFGLHRSLRGALVGHFAAVEITSSPGSRRLAEAMRRTDAGPAAEFFYDEHVEADAVHEQVVRHDVIGGLLAEEPHLASDVAFGIDATGHVEDRFAAQVLGAWRAGRPSLRTPLDTSPHGPRTSKSPISPECRGTRSA; the protein is encoded by the coding sequence ATGCCACACGAGAGCCGGGAACCACGGCTGCCGACCCCCCGGGGCCCCGTCTCCGCGGCCGTCGCGGAGCACCTGCGGGGCGCCGGCCCCCTCCCGCGCCCCGAGGACATCGCGGCCGCGGCAGCCTACGGCGACGATCTCCAGCTCGCTCTGTACCTCTGCTACGAGCTGCACTACCGCGGCTTCGCCGGCGTCTCGCCGGACCGCGAGTGGGACCCCGAGGTGCTGCGCGTCCGTGCCGCACTGGAGCACCGCTTCCTGTCGGCCCTGCGCGCCGACACCACCGTCCACGACAGTGTCGACGACGCCCTGGCGGAGCTCCTGGTCGAGCCCGTCGAGGGCAGCGGTGTCACCCATTACCTGCGCGAGGAGGGCGCGTTGTGGCAGCTGCGCGAGTACGCGGCGCAGCGCTCGCTCTACCACCTCAAGGAGGCGGACCCGCACGCCTGGGTGCTGCCCCGGCTGTGGGGCCGGGCCAAGGCGGGCATGGCGGCGGTGGAGTTCGACGAGTACGGCGGCGGCCGCCCCGACCGGGTGCACGCGAAGCTGTTCGCCGACCTGATGACGGACCTGGGCCTGGACACGGCGTACGGCCGCTATCTCGACGCGGCCTCCGCGGAGCTGCTGGCCACGGTCAACCTGATGTCCCTCTTCGGTCTGCACCGGTCCCTGCGGGGAGCCCTGGTGGGCCACTTCGCGGCGGTGGAGATCACCTCCTCGCCCGGCTCCCGGCGGCTGGCCGAGGCGATGCGCCGCACGGACGCCGGCCCGGCCGCCGAGTTCTTCTACGACGAGCACGTCGAGGCCGACGCCGTCCACGAGCAGGTCGTCCGCCACGACGTCATCGGCGGTCTGCTGGCCGAGGAGCCGCATCTCGCCTCCGACGTGGCCTTCGGGATCGACGCCACCGGCCACGTCGAGGACCGGTTCGCCGCGCAGGTGCTGGGTGCCTGGCGGGCGGGACGCCCGTCGCTGCGTACGCCGCTGGACACGTCGCCGCACGGTCCAAGGACATCGAAATCTCCGATATCTCCTGAATGTCGGGGTACTCGATCCGCGTGA
- a CDS encoding RICIN domain-containing protein, producing MLTPHPPRPPYPPPGGVPEESDENLGAALRGRPDHEVTQVVAFLMARHWRQAHEYAVICLAGEDSASIVTAASFHQVLDRVGLGETAVALRPRLLVTVRETVRQWAAEDRISDVLPDLRKTAGSRGMRPARFLTPENRKLAERSFHALPGLFRCVLWHVEVEGESLTVPAALLGMDTDTASVSLEQAREKFREGCVQAHRELAPTQECRYYNRLLDVPIRRGGALLPDVRQHLGECRHCHHAAEQLSHFEGGLGVLLTEAVLGPEGRRYLDTRPGRADEEPRTRGSGRHGGGRRRLLPAIPGMPAALRRPTPQGPRSSRTLVAGVGLASAGLFTALLVGGLWTDDDGAAPAASTSATGGLGTTPGASSGTAHLPAGPGITRLRNAAAGLCVDIDGEPKAGTGTELAACSDAPTQQWSYEDDGLLRSVAEPDLCLDSHLAAGMPALGSCAAENARRGDDVRYDLTVRGEVLPRWDGRLALAPTTDDPGADLVVKIRDGSARQRWLTDPVSTASPGSLSGAGTKTPSTRVVEVSDRA from the coding sequence GTGCTCACCCCCCACCCCCCTCGCCCTCCCTACCCACCGCCCGGTGGAGTTCCGGAGGAATCCGACGAGAATCTCGGCGCCGCTCTCAGAGGCCGCCCGGACCACGAGGTCACCCAGGTCGTGGCGTTCCTCATGGCGCGGCACTGGCGGCAGGCCCACGAGTACGCGGTGATCTGCCTCGCCGGCGAGGACTCCGCCTCCATCGTCACCGCCGCCTCCTTCCACCAGGTACTCGACCGTGTCGGCCTCGGCGAGACGGCCGTGGCGCTGCGCCCGCGACTGCTGGTGACCGTGCGGGAGACCGTCCGGCAGTGGGCGGCCGAGGACCGGATATCCGATGTTCTGCCGGATCTCCGGAAAACCGCCGGTAGTCGCGGTATGCGGCCGGCCCGGTTCCTGACGCCCGAAAACCGCAAGCTGGCCGAACGGTCATTCCACGCCCTTCCCGGACTTTTTCGGTGCGTGTTGTGGCATGTGGAGGTGGAAGGAGAGTCGTTAACCGTCCCCGCCGCTCTCCTCGGCATGGATACCGACACCGCGTCGGTGTCGCTCGAACAGGCGCGTGAAAAATTCCGTGAAGGTTGTGTTCAGGCCCATCGGGAACTCGCGCCGACCCAGGAATGCCGCTACTACAACCGCCTCCTCGACGTTCCCATTCGCCGCGGCGGGGCCCTGCTGCCGGATGTCCGGCAGCATCTGGGGGAGTGCCGCCACTGCCATCACGCGGCCGAACAACTGAGCCATTTCGAGGGCGGATTGGGTGTCCTGCTGACCGAGGCGGTGCTCGGCCCGGAAGGCCGCCGCTACCTCGACACCCGTCCGGGCCGGGCCGACGAGGAGCCGCGCACCCGCGGCTCGGGCCGGCACGGCGGCGGACGCAGACGCCTCCTGCCGGCCATCCCCGGTATGCCCGCCGCCCTCCGCCGCCCGACCCCGCAAGGACCGCGCTCTTCCCGCACCCTGGTCGCCGGCGTCGGCCTCGCCTCCGCCGGCCTCTTCACCGCGTTGCTCGTCGGCGGCCTGTGGACGGACGACGACGGCGCCGCCCCGGCCGCCTCCACCAGCGCCACCGGCGGCCTCGGCACGACCCCCGGCGCCTCCTCGGGCACGGCCCACCTCCCCGCCGGGCCCGGAATCACCAGGCTGCGCAACGCCGCCGCCGGCCTGTGCGTCGATATCGACGGCGAACCCAAGGCCGGCACCGGGACCGAACTGGCGGCCTGCTCCGACGCGCCGACCCAGCAGTGGTCGTACGAGGACGACGGGCTGCTGCGCAGCGTGGCCGAACCGGACCTGTGCCTGGACTCGCACCTGGCCGCCGGCATGCCGGCCCTCGGCAGCTGCGCCGCGGAGAACGCAAGGCGCGGCGACGACGTCCGCTACGACCTCACGGTCCGGGGAGAGGTGCTGCCCCGCTGGGACGGGCGCCTGGCCCTCGCCCCCACCACCGACGACCCGGGCGCCGACCTCGTCGTCAAGATCCGCGACGGCTCCGCCCGACAGCGCTGGCTCACCGACCCGGTCTCCACGGCGAGCCCCGGTTCCCTGTCCGGGGCCGGGACGAAGACGCCCTCGACGCGGGTGGTGGAGGTCTCCGACCGGGCGTAG
- a CDS encoding HemK2/MTQ2 family protein methyltransferase, which translates to MSGYSIRVNPLMLPLVLPGVYAPQEDTALLAGALSEEPLPPGADVLDVGTGSGALAIEAARRGTRVTAVDVSWRAVCTAWFNVRVAGVPVRVRRGDLFTPVQDRLYDLILTNPPYVPAPTGARPPRGTARAWDAGRDGRLVLDRICEQAPTLLRPGGVLLMVHSALSDPGRTLDRLRAAGLKASVTRRSRIAFGPVLRGRERWLRRRGLLSPTDENEELVVVRAELPV; encoded by the coding sequence ATGTCGGGGTACTCGATCCGCGTGAATCCTCTGATGCTGCCGCTGGTCCTCCCGGGTGTGTACGCCCCGCAGGAGGACACCGCCCTGCTGGCCGGGGCCCTGTCCGAAGAGCCGTTGCCGCCGGGCGCGGACGTCCTCGACGTGGGTACCGGGAGCGGGGCGCTGGCCATCGAGGCCGCGCGGCGCGGAACCCGGGTGACCGCGGTGGACGTGTCCTGGCGTGCGGTCTGCACGGCCTGGTTCAACGTCCGGGTGGCCGGGGTGCCGGTCCGGGTCCGGCGCGGGGACCTCTTCACCCCCGTCCAGGACCGTCTGTACGACCTCATCCTCACCAACCCGCCGTACGTGCCCGCCCCCACGGGCGCCCGGCCGCCCCGGGGCACCGCCCGGGCCTGGGACGCGGGCCGCGACGGGCGGCTCGTCCTGGACCGGATCTGCGAGCAGGCGCCGACGCTGCTGCGGCCCGGCGGGGTCCTGCTGATGGTGCACTCCGCGCTGAGCGATCCGGGGCGGACCCTCGATCGGCTGCGCGCGGCCGGCCTGAAGGCCTCCGTGACCCGTCGGAGCCGGATCGCGTTCGGTCCCGTACTGCGGGGCCGCGAGCGCTGGTTGCGGCGGCGCGGGCTGCTCTCCCCCACCGACGAGAACGAGGAACTGGTGGTCGTCCGTGCCGAACTCCCCGTCTGA
- a CDS encoding lactate 2-monooxygenase, whose translation MAKHWADFQYEIYLNGMSGAVPRLPTDLTRLEELTERRLGPGPVGYVAGSAGDGSTARANRAALERRRIVPRMLRDVHERDLSVEVLGRALPAPLALAPVGVLSIMHPDAEPAAARAAAAQGVPYILSSASSTPMEQVAEAMGDAERWFQLYWPKDPEVARSFLGRAKAAGFTVLVVTLDTPMLSWRPRDLDQAYLPFLRGVGTANYFSDPAFQAGLAKPVHEDPNAAVMHFVGMFSDPAKTWPDLTFLRENWDGPIVLKGVLHPDDARLAADAGMDGVVVSNHGGRQVAGAVAAADALPRIAQAVGDRLTVLFDSGVRTGDDIFKALALGAQAVLVGRPYVYGLGLDGQAGVEHVIRCLLAEFDLTLALSGHAGPATIGPGDLTVD comes from the coding sequence ATGGCCAAGCACTGGGCGGACTTCCAGTACGAGATCTATCTGAACGGGATGTCGGGCGCCGTCCCGCGCCTGCCCACCGATCTGACACGGCTGGAGGAACTCACCGAGCGGCGGCTCGGTCCCGGTCCGGTCGGCTATGTGGCGGGCAGCGCGGGCGACGGCAGTACGGCGCGGGCCAACCGGGCGGCTCTGGAGCGGCGCCGGATCGTGCCGCGCATGCTGCGGGACGTGCACGAACGGGACCTGTCCGTCGAGGTGTTGGGCCGCGCGCTGCCCGCCCCGCTGGCCCTGGCACCGGTCGGCGTGCTGTCGATCATGCACCCGGACGCCGAGCCGGCCGCCGCCCGGGCCGCGGCGGCGCAGGGAGTGCCGTACATCCTGTCGTCGGCGTCCAGCACCCCGATGGAGCAGGTCGCGGAGGCGATGGGGGACGCCGAGCGGTGGTTCCAGCTGTACTGGCCCAAGGATCCCGAGGTGGCCCGGAGTTTCCTGGGCCGGGCGAAGGCGGCCGGGTTCACCGTGCTCGTCGTCACCCTCGACACTCCGATGCTGTCCTGGCGGCCGCGCGACCTCGACCAGGCGTATCTGCCGTTCCTGCGCGGTGTGGGCACCGCCAACTACTTCTCCGACCCGGCCTTCCAGGCAGGGCTGGCCAAGCCGGTGCACGAGGATCCGAACGCGGCCGTGATGCACTTCGTCGGCATGTTCTCCGACCCCGCCAAGACCTGGCCGGACCTGACGTTCCTGCGCGAGAACTGGGACGGTCCGATCGTCCTCAAGGGTGTCCTGCACCCGGACGACGCCCGGCTCGCCGCCGACGCCGGGATGGACGGCGTGGTGGTGTCCAACCACGGCGGCCGCCAGGTGGCCGGCGCGGTCGCGGCCGCCGACGCGCTGCCCCGGATCGCACAAGCGGTCGGCGACCGGCTGACCGTCCTGTTCGACAGCGGAGTCCGCACCGGCGACGACATCTTCAAGGCCCTGGCACTCGGCGCGCAGGCGGTGCTCGTGGGACGCCCCTACGTCTACGGCCTCGGGCTCGACGGGCAGGCGGGCGTCGAGCACGTCATCCGCTGTCTGCTGGCGGAGTTCGACCTCACCCTCGCCCTGTCCGGCCACGCCGGCCCGGCCACGATCGGCCCCGGTGATCTCACGGTCGACTGA